The region CGGCCCGGGTTGGTTCTGGGCGGCAACGGCAAGCACGCTGCCTGAAAAGCTCAATCTGACCCTTTCCGATCTCTCACCTGGAATGACCCAGGAGGCTGTCGAACGTTGCGGGCCGTTGCCGTTCGGATCGGTTCGGGGCGAGCAGGCCGACGCCTCCGCCCTGCCCTTCGAGGACAACGCCTTCGACGCGGTGATCGCCATGCACATGCTCTATCATCTTCCGGACCCGGCCAAGGGCATCGCGGAGATGCATCGCGTTCTGAAGCCCGGCGGCTTCCTCGCGGTCACGACCAATGGCACCGACAACATGCGCAGGATGTACGAATTGACCACGATCTTCGGCAGTCAACCCTGCGATCCCGCGGCCGTCGCTTTCGGCTTCGACAAAACCGAAAGGTTAATGCAGGCACAGTTCGGGAACGTCACCGTGGCACGACATCCGGCGAGACTTCGGATCACGGATCCGGAAGATGTTTTCCTGGCTCTCACGTCCTATCCGCC is a window of Microvirga lotononidis DNA encoding:
- a CDS encoding class I SAM-dependent methyltransferase, whose amino-acid sequence is MSSITSGLAQQYSDSQKLAARARINSRYTIAEIGWFPWVARHLPLNSGNHVLDAGCGPGWFWAATASTLPEKLNLTLSDLSPGMTQEAVERCGPLPFGSVRGEQADASALPFEDNAFDAVIAMHMLYHLPDPAKGIAEMHRVLKPGGFLAVTTNGTDNMRRMYELTTIFGSQPCDPAAVAFGFDKTERLMQAQFGNVTVARHPARLRITDPEDVFLALTSYPPGDRAGETQLLEFRAAIAAAFEEGHGVMEVEKQTGLFVSRKTDAG